A DNA window from Solanum lycopersicum chromosome 3, SLM_r2.1 contains the following coding sequences:
- the LOC101249052 gene encoding putative elongation factor TypA-like SVR3, chloroplastic yields the protein MEMSMASTTPCFSLPKKTFCISTPLLKKQLFGTTLPGCLSAKLPLKLNPIHTSIKCAVSEATQAPSALEKKSQLMRRSDIRNIAIVAHVDHGKTTLVDSMLKQAKVFRDNQFVQERIMDSNDIERERGITILSKNTSITYKDTKINIIDTPGHSDFGGEVERILNMVEGVLLVVDSVEGPMPQTRFVLKKALEFGHAVVVVVNKIDRPSARPEFVVNSTFELFIELNATDEQCDFQVIYASGIKGKAGLSPENLGEDLGSLFEAVIRCIPGPKINKDGALQMLATNIEYEEHKGRIAIGRVHAGSLRRGMDVKICTSEDACRFGRVSELFVYEKFSRVPAETVEAGDICAVCGIDDIQIGETIADKSDGKPLPSIKVEEPTVKMSFSVNTSPFVGREGKYVTSRNLRDRLYRELERNLAMKVEDGETADTFIVSGRGTLHITILIENMRREGYEFMVGPPKVINKRVNDKLLEPYEIATVEVPEEHMGSVVELLGKRRGQMFDMQGLGSEGTSFLKYKIPTRVLLGLRNSILTASRGTAILNTVFESYESWAGDISTRDLGSLVAFEDGTSTSYALMSSQDRGQLFIGPGVDVYKGQIVGIHQRSGDLALNVCKKKAATNVRSNKEVTVVLDTPLDFSLDDCIEYIQEDELVEVTPSSIRMLKNPKSAKKMR from the exons ATGGAGATGTCAATGGCTTCTACAACTCCATGTTTCTCCCTCCCCAAGAAAACTTTTTGTATTTCCACTCCTCTCCTTAAGAAACAATTGTTTGGTACTACTTTGCCTGGTTGTTTATCTGCTAAACTACCCCTCAAACTCAACCCAATTCATACTTCTATAAAATGCGCTGTTTCTGAGGCTACTCAAGCTCCATCTG CCTTAGAGAAGAAGAGCCAATTGATGAGGAGAAGTGATATACGGAATATAGCAATTGTTGCACATGTTGATCATGGGAAGACTACATTGGTTGATTCAATGCTCAAACAAGCAAAG GTTTTTCGTGATAACCAGTTTGTACAAGAAAGGATCATGGACTCCAACGATATAGAGCGTGAAAGGGGAATAACAATACTTAGCAAAAATACATCAATTACTTACAAGGATACAAAAATCAACATAATTGACACTCCAGGGCACTCTGACTTTGGTGGTGAAGTAGAACGCATCCTCAATATGGTTGAAGGAGTTCTCCTTGTG GTAGATTCTGTTGAGGGTCCAATGCCACAGACAAGATTTGTCTTGAAGAAGGCTCTGGAGTTTGGCCATGCTGTAGTTGTTGTAGTCAATAAAATTGATAGACCTTCTGCTCGTCCAGAGTTTGTTGTCAACTCTACGTTTGAGCTCTTCATTGAACTTAATGCCACCGATGAACAG TGTGATTTTCAGGTAATATATGCCAGTGGTATCAAGGGAAAGGCAGGACTATCAcctgaaaatttgggtgaggATCTTGGCTCATTATTTGAGGCCGTCATCAGATGTATTCCAGGGCCCAAGATTAATAAAGATGGTGCACTTCAAATGCTT GCTACAAATATTGAGTATGAAGAACATAAAGGGCGCATAGCTATTGGACGTGTGCATGCTGGAAGTCTGCGCAGGGGAATGGATGTGAAG ATATGTACATCTGAAGACGCATGCAGATTCGGCAGAGTAAGTGAGTTATTTGTGTATGAGAAATTCAGTAGAGTTCCTGCTGAAACTGTTGAAGCTGGAGATATTTGTGCGGTGTGTGGCATTGATGATATTCAG ATCGGAGAGACTATCGCTGACAAAAGCGATGGAAAACCATTACCTTCAATCAAGGTTGAAGAACCTACAGtgaaaatgtcattttcagtCAATACATCCCCCTTTGTTGGCCGTGAG gGAAAGTATGTTACTAGTCGAAACCTAAGAGACCGGTTGTACCGTGAGCTGGAAAGAAATCTGGCAATGAAAGTTGAAGATGGTGAAACTGCAGATACGTTCATTGTCAGTGGACGTGGTACTTTGCATATTACCATCCTGATAGAGAACAT GCGAAGGGAAGGATACGAGTTCATGGTGGGACCTCCTAAAGTGATAAATAAGAGAGTGAACGACAAGTTGCTGGAACCTTATGAG ATTGCTACTGTTGAGGTTCCTGAAGAACACATGGGGTCTGTGGTTGAACTTCTGGGGAAAAGGCGTGGTCAGATGTTTGATATGCAAGGGCTTGG GTCTGAAGGAACATCCTTCCTCAAATATAAAATACCTACCCGTGTTCTTCTTGGATTGAGGAATTCAATCTTGACAGCTTCTAGGGGCACAGCAATTCTCAACACAGTATTTGAGAGCTATGAATCATGGGCTGGTGATATTTCTACTCGCGATCTTGGTTCACTG GTTGCATTTGAGGACGGAACAAGTACATCGTACGCACTCATGAGTTCTCAGGACAGAGGACAGTTGTTTATTGGCCCTGGAGTTGATGTTTATAAAGGTCAAATAGTTGGTATTCACCAACGGTCAGGTGACCTTGCCCTGAATGTCTGCAAGAAAAAAGCTGCAACAAATGTCCGTTCAAACAAAGAAGTAACAG